One segment of Nocardioides sp. QY071 DNA contains the following:
- a CDS encoding TetR/AcrR family transcriptional regulator: MSAVAERRTAIFAALRALLLERPWGEVTLEAVARDAGVSRQTLYNAFGSRYGLAQAYTVHLADALCALIGSTLAAHADSPREGLEEGLRLFLETAAEDPLIDRVRAGDAHHDLVRIVTTDAGPLLVRVAEQLEEAAGAAWPGTDPAVVRELARALARLALSYVTMPPEYDDSPTAIAAGLSGLLAPR; encoded by the coding sequence GTGAGCGCGGTCGCGGAGCGCCGTACCGCCATCTTCGCGGCCCTGCGCGCCCTCCTCCTCGAACGGCCCTGGGGCGAGGTCACGCTCGAGGCGGTCGCCCGGGACGCCGGGGTGAGCCGGCAGACGCTCTACAACGCCTTCGGCTCGCGCTACGGGCTCGCGCAGGCCTACACGGTCCACCTCGCCGACGCCCTGTGCGCGCTGATCGGCTCGACCCTCGCCGCCCACGCGGACTCGCCGCGCGAGGGTCTCGAGGAGGGCCTGCGCCTCTTCCTCGAGACCGCCGCCGAGGACCCGCTGATCGACCGGGTCCGCGCCGGCGACGCCCACCACGACCTGGTCCGGATCGTCACCACCGACGCCGGCCCGCTCCTCGTCCGGGTCGCCGAGCAGCTGGAGGAAGCGGCCGGCGCAGCCTGGCCGGGCACCGACCCCGCCGTCGTACGCGAGCTCGCCCGGGCGCTGGCCCGGCTGGCGCTCAGCTACGTGACGATGCCGCCCGAGTACGACGACAGCCCCACGGCGATCGCCGCGGGGCTGTCGGGGTTGCTCGCCCCTCGTTGA
- a CDS encoding inorganic diphosphatase: MEFDVLVEIPKGSRNKYEVDHETGRMRLDRFLFTSTMYPADYGYIEDTLGQDGDPLDALVLLQEPTFPGCLIKCRAIGMFRMTDEAGGDDKVLCVPAGDPRMEHLRDINHVPNFDRLEIQHFFEVYKDLEPGKSVEGADWVGRTEAEAEIAASFERFKTTGH; the protein is encoded by the coding sequence CTGGAGTTCGACGTCCTCGTGGAGATCCCCAAGGGGAGCCGCAACAAGTACGAGGTCGACCACGAGACCGGGCGCATGCGCCTGGACCGGTTCCTCTTCACCTCGACGATGTACCCCGCCGACTACGGCTACATCGAGGACACCCTCGGCCAGGACGGCGACCCGCTCGACGCGCTGGTGCTGCTCCAGGAGCCGACCTTCCCGGGCTGCCTGATCAAGTGCCGCGCGATCGGCATGTTCCGGATGACCGACGAGGCCGGCGGCGACGACAAGGTCCTCTGTGTCCCGGCCGGCGACCCGCGCATGGAGCACCTGCGCGACATCAACCACGTGCCGAACTTCGACCGGCTCGAGATCCAGCACTTCTTCGAGGTCTACAAGGACCTCGAGCCCGGCAAGTCCGTCGAGGGCGCCGACTGGGTCGGCCGCACCGAGGCCGAGGCCGAGATCGCCGCGTCGTTCGAGCGGTTCAAGACCACCGGCCACTGA
- a CDS encoding class I SAM-dependent methyltransferase, with amino-acid sequence MIRSTLSHIPGLGGWSDDPLWASFYDWSVEHPTAGGAVWRVGINSDLRRLYRAADEIGRQPGGSRILDIPCGGGVALRGLRPGQGVEYVAGDIAQTMLDRTMRVAERRGLADQVVPRIADVGDLPFDDGSFDLVVTFTGLHCFPDPERAVVEMARVLRPGGVLTGSALLNDTGLRFEPLRRVGRVAGLLGPGCTSADLEDWFAREGIADLVLERSGAIAYFRGVKRGGAGT; translated from the coding sequence ATGATCCGGTCCACCCTGTCCCACATCCCCGGACTGGGCGGCTGGTCCGACGACCCGCTGTGGGCGTCGTTCTACGACTGGAGTGTCGAGCACCCCACCGCCGGCGGCGCCGTGTGGAGGGTCGGCATCAACAGCGACCTGCGCCGGCTCTACCGGGCCGCCGACGAGATCGGCCGGCAGCCCGGGGGCAGCCGGATCCTCGACATCCCCTGCGGCGGCGGGGTCGCGCTGCGCGGCCTGCGGCCCGGCCAGGGCGTGGAGTACGTCGCCGGCGACATCGCGCAGACCATGTTGGACCGCACGATGCGCGTCGCCGAGCGTCGGGGCCTCGCCGACCAGGTCGTGCCGCGCATCGCCGACGTCGGTGACCTGCCGTTCGACGACGGCTCCTTCGACCTGGTCGTCACCTTCACCGGCCTGCACTGCTTCCCCGACCCCGAGCGCGCCGTGGTCGAGATGGCCCGGGTGCTGCGCCCCGGCGGCGTCCTCACCGGCAGTGCCCTGCTCAACGACACCGGCCTCCGCTTCGAGCCGCTGCGCCGGGTCGGCCGGGTCGCCGGCCTCCTCGGCCCCGGCTGCACCAGCGCCGACCTCGAGGACTGGTTCGCCCGCGAGGGGATCGCCGACCTCGTCCTCGAGCGCAGCGGCGCGATCGCGTATTTCCGTGGGGTCAAGCGCGGGGGCGCCGGAACGTGA